The nucleotide window AGGTACCTTAAATCCATTATTTGTAAGTAGAAGAACCTGACTTTGCATAAGGGCTCTTTTTGATTTTTAAAGAACGTTAGTTTTGCAAGCGCCTATTAGGTTATTATTTATTCTCCGGGTTAACCTCTTGGTTAACCTTTCTGCCGTTGTTCTTCCAGTGCTCGGAGAATCCTTTCAGGTGTTAACGGTAACTCATAAAACTTAACCCCACCCAGGGCATTGGAAACGGCATTGACGATAGCAGGTCCTCCAACGTTGGCTACTATCTCTCCACAGCCTTTAGCACCGAAGGGACCAAAAGAACTGGGCTTTTCAATAAGAATACTTTCTATATGCGGCATATCCAATGCCGTAGGAATACGGTACTCTCGAAAACTTGTGCGCATATGTTTAATAGAGGGATAATATGGCAATACATCTTCGGACAAACCAAAGCCAATACCAAAACCGGCCCCGCCTTCTATCTGCCCTTCTAGCAACAAAGGATTTATGGGCGTGCCCATTTCCAGGGCGACATACATCTTCTCTACTTCTACAACACCTGTCTCGTCATCAACGGTAACCTCAGCTACACAGGATATATACTGGAGAGCCTGGAAAAAATCAGCCTTGCCTGTTTCATTATCCCGGGGTGCAAAAGTTGGGCAATGCCGTCCAATACCTATAAGCGCTTCCTGAGCTACCCAAAAAGCTTCACCTGCCA belongs to Moorella humiferrea and includes:
- a CDS encoding xanthine dehydrogenase family protein molybdopterin-binding subunit, with protein sequence MKRRGKGVAVTIHSSGLTGGNDPSEAIVRLHADGSVTVNIGSVEMGQGIKTVARQIAAEVLQLDPNLVSVIAGDSDADPMCTGQFASRTTLVCGNAVKKAAEALKYKLLEYAGAKFQTPVEKLIYSDGIITSILEPEKSVSIKELAGEAFWVAQEALIGIGRHCPTFAPRDNETGKADFFQALQYISCVAEVTVDDETGVVEVEKMYVALEMGTPINPLLLEGQIEGGAGFGIGFGLSEDVLPYYPSIKHMRTSFREYRIPTALDMPHIESILIEKPSSFGPFGAKGCGEIVANVGGPAIVNAVSNALGGVKFYELPLTPERILRALEEQRQKG